Within Sorangiineae bacterium MSr11367, the genomic segment CGGTGGGGACCATCGGGCTCGCACCGGTCGGCGGCGACGAAATGGGAGCCCGCGACGAGCGCACGCCGCTTGCGGAGGGCCAACTCTCTGGGCACTACAAGCGCTCCAAGTTCGATGCAGAAAAGGTCGTGCTCGATTATGCCGCGCGCGGCCTCCCCGTTGTCGTCGTGAATCCGAGTGCGCCGGTCGGGCCTTGGGATCGCAAGCCCACACCGACCGGCCAGATCCTCGTCGACTTCATGCTTGGAAAAATGCCGGCCTTCGTCGACACGGGCCTGAACATCGTCCACGTGCGCGACGTGGCCGAGGGGCACGTGCTGGCCGCCGAGAAGGGACGGGTCGGAGAACGCTACATTCTGGGGAACGAGAACATGAGCCTTGCTCGGATCCTCGAAACCCTGGCCCGTCTCACGGGGAAACGCGCGCCGACGGTGCGCATTCCCTACGGTGTTGCCTACGCCGCGGGCTGGTTGAGCACCACGCTCTCGGACCTCGTCACCCACCGCACGCCGGCGATTCCCCTGGAATCGGTCAAGATGGCGAAGCGGTATATGTTTTTCAGCTCAGCAAAGGCCATCTCCGAGTTGGGGCTTCCGCAGACCCCCGTCGAGCGCGCATTCGCCGACGCACTGGACTGGTTCTCACATCACCACTACTTCATTGCGGGGGGCTCTGCCGCCCCGTAACCCCAAAAGATAACTTCTGGAGAATTCCCATGGCGATTCCGATGATGCAGGCGGCAGCGGTCGGCAAATACATCATGACGCAGAAGCTCAAGAGGCGGAAGCGTTACCCGCTGGTCACCATGCTCGAACCGCTCTTTCGTTGCAACTTGGAGTGCATCGGTTGCGGGAAGATCCAGTACC encodes:
- a CDS encoding NAD-dependent epimerase/dehydratase family protein, with the translated sequence MSKALVTGASGFVGANVARVLAERGRAVRVLVRATSDRRNLQGLDAEIVEGDLRDAEAVTRAVRGCDEVYHVAAEYTFWSNDPASIHRSNVDGTTHVMDACLRAGVGRVVYTSTVGTIGLAPVGGDEMGARDERTPLAEGQLSGHYKRSKFDAEKVVLDYAARGLPVVVVNPSAPVGPWDRKPTPTGQILVDFMLGKMPAFVDTGLNIVHVRDVAEGHVLAAEKGRVGERYILGNENMSLARILETLARLTGKRAPTVRIPYGVAYAAGWLSTTLSDLVTHRTPAIPLESVKMAKRYMFFSSAKAISELGLPQTPVERAFADALDWFSHHHYFIAGGSAAP